In Sulfitobacter sp. OXR-159, one DNA window encodes the following:
- a CDS encoding FliH/SctL family protein, which translates to MITTLKLQNFDEDGKSKPQDPALPTPEEIEAKIKKAHKQGHIEGYLAGADAGRAEMHQTMQAEHAVMAEKLAQELARLSQAMQAHQEALMAQIVGFTLQTCEIVLPEVIERLSTARVKKTVTQSLKMAIGSSQIKVRLSPATLDQIGPDLRQRAVYYKCDGVLDLRADAGLPDGDARMEWDHGSLDYGFKKICDRLLAELRDTHARALTAQKEKDGNGQA; encoded by the coding sequence GTGATCACAACCCTCAAGCTGCAAAACTTCGACGAAGACGGCAAGAGCAAGCCGCAGGATCCGGCGCTGCCCACGCCCGAAGAAATTGAAGCGAAGATCAAAAAGGCCCATAAGCAAGGCCATATCGAAGGCTATCTGGCCGGGGCCGACGCGGGCCGGGCCGAGATGCATCAGACCATGCAGGCCGAACATGCCGTGATGGCTGAAAAGCTGGCACAGGAACTGGCGCGGCTGTCGCAGGCGATGCAGGCCCATCAAGAGGCGCTGATGGCGCAGATCGTGGGCTTTACCCTGCAAACCTGCGAGATCGTCCTGCCCGAGGTGATCGAACGCCTGTCGACCGCGCGGGTGAAAAAGACCGTGACCCAATCGCTGAAAATGGCCATCGGGTCGAGCCAGATCAAAGTGCGCCTGTCGCCCGCCACGCTTGACCAGATTGGCCCAGACCTGCGCCAACGCGCTGTGTACTACAAATGCGACGGCGTGCTGGACCTGCGCGCCGATGCCGGCCTGCCCGATGGGGATGCCCGCATGGAATGGGATCACGGCAGCCTTGATTACGGGTTCAAAAAGATTTGCGACCGCCTGCTCGCCGAATTGCGCGACACCCATGCGCGGGCGCTGACAGCACAAAAGGAGAAGGACGGAAATGGACAAGCCTGA
- a CDS encoding FliM/FliN family flagellar motor switch protein, whose protein sequence is MDKPDLQSPKDDNNAEGKAPDATPEQPRADAFGNTASTGSDDAGVFPQLDTEDSRNALAPRPEAGGAGINAMLNVGLDVQIVLGQARMPISRLLELTRGSIVELNRKIGAPVDLMVSDRLVARGDLVKVGEDRLGVSLTQIVKDYVPD, encoded by the coding sequence ATGGACAAGCCTGACCTGCAATCGCCCAAAGACGACAACAACGCCGAAGGCAAAGCACCTGACGCAACGCCAGAACAGCCGCGCGCCGATGCCTTTGGCAATACCGCCAGTACAGGCAGCGATGACGCGGGCGTCTTCCCGCAACTCGACACTGAAGACTCGCGCAACGCCCTTGCCCCCCGCCCCGAGGCCGGTGGCGCTGGTATCAACGCCATGTTGAACGTCGGCCTAGATGTGCAGATCGTGCTGGGCCAAGCCCGCATGCCGATTTCGCGCCTGCTGGAACTCACCCGAGGCTCCATTGTAGAGCTGAACCGCAAAATCGGCGCGCCGGTCGACCTCATGGTCTCTGACCGTCTGGTGGCGCGCGGCGATCTTGTGAAGGTCGGCGAAGACCGGCTTGGCGTGTCCCTGACCCAGATCGTCAAGGACTATGTCCCTGACTGA
- the fliP gene encoding flagellar type III secretion system pore protein FliP (The bacterial flagellar biogenesis protein FliP forms a type III secretion system (T3SS)-type pore required for flagellar assembly.), with the protein MSLTDLPSLRAYASGRMGLALLVLLASGGMAMAQDGGFLSTLSDVIGDTAPGSDENANLSGRIVQFIALVTVLSIAPGLLVVMTSFTRFVIVLSMLRSALGLNQTPPNIVLTSLALFMTFFVMQPVFEDAYEAGIEPLLENAIGEEQALERIAAPFKNFMYVNTRPEDYALFLRIAPADEEAEETPLPASAEEATFRHLVPAFMISELRRAFTIGFLIYLPFVAIDLIIASVLMSAGMMMLPPVLISLPFKVIFFVLIDGWYMLAGSLIESYVPLAGG; encoded by the coding sequence ATGTCCCTGACTGACCTCCCCTCTCTGCGCGCCTATGCGTCGGGCCGCATGGGCCTTGCCCTGCTGGTGCTTCTCGCCAGTGGCGGCATGGCCATGGCCCAAGACGGAGGGTTTCTCTCCACGCTGTCGGATGTGATTGGCGACACCGCGCCCGGCAGTGACGAAAACGCCAATCTGTCGGGCCGCATCGTTCAGTTCATCGCGCTGGTCACCGTGCTGAGCATCGCGCCGGGGCTCTTGGTGGTGATGACCAGCTTCACGCGCTTTGTCATCGTCCTGTCGATGCTGCGCTCGGCCCTTGGCCTGAACCAGACCCCGCCCAATATCGTGCTGACCTCGCTGGCGCTGTTCATGACCTTCTTCGTCATGCAGCCAGTGTTCGAGGACGCCTATGAGGCCGGAATCGAGCCGCTGCTGGAAAACGCCATCGGCGAAGAACAGGCGCTGGAGCGGATCGCGGCCCCGTTCAAAAACTTTATGTACGTCAACACCCGGCCCGAGGATTACGCCCTGTTCCTGCGCATCGCCCCGGCGGATGAAGAGGCCGAAGAGACCCCCCTGCCCGCCTCGGCAGAGGAGGCCACCTTTCGCCATCTCGTTCCGGCCTTCATGATCTCGGAACTGCGCCGCGCCTTTACCATCGGCTTTCTGATCTACCTGCCCTTCGTCGCCATCGACCTCATCATCGCCTCGGTCTTGATGAGTGCGGGCATGATGATGCTGCCCCCGGTGTTGATCTCCCTGCCGTTCAAGGTGATCTTCTTTGTGCTGATCGACGGTTGGTACATGCTGGCAGGATCGCTGATCGAAAGCTATGTGCCGCTTGCCGGTGGCTGA
- a CDS encoding flagellar motor switch protein FliG has product MSTNALSKTRRKPITVEDLNGPTKAAITFLCLGEQTGSELMQKLGTAEIERITSAMSRLGPIPAEVVEHVLKEFTQKVVSGTGSVVGSLSTAESMLRKFMPEEQVTSIMAGLKDSERENAMWRGFGALDETVIANYLKGEHDQTAAAILNNVDTSVAAKVLPLLGPERMQDIAERMIAMEAVPLHMMQQIEETLKQDILSNAMHTNSVETHQRMADLFNQLDVQAFEELSGALDARIPDAFQAIKQRMFVFDDLFKLPMQDLAQVMRGLDGATLPMAMRGAKKEQRDHLMECLPQRSRQMLMDEMAATGPVRGRDVRAAQAAMVEYAKTLADEGVIELPSAADDDEFIE; this is encoded by the coding sequence ATGTCGACCAATGCCCTTTCCAAAACCCGCAGAAAGCCCATCACGGTGGAGGATCTGAACGGTCCCACCAAGGCGGCCATCACCTTTCTCTGCCTCGGAGAGCAGACCGGTTCGGAACTCATGCAAAAGCTCGGCACCGCCGAGATCGAGCGCATCACCAGCGCCATGAGCCGCCTTGGCCCGATCCCCGCAGAGGTGGTGGAACATGTGCTTAAAGAGTTCACTCAAAAGGTGGTCAGCGGCACAGGATCGGTCGTAGGGTCGCTGTCGACGGCAGAGTCCATGCTGCGCAAGTTCATGCCCGAAGAACAGGTGACCAGCATCATGGCCGGGCTCAAGGACAGCGAGCGCGAGAACGCCATGTGGCGCGGCTTTGGCGCGCTGGATGAGACGGTGATCGCCAACTATCTCAAGGGCGAGCACGACCAGACTGCGGCGGCGATCCTCAACAACGTCGACACCAGCGTGGCCGCCAAAGTGCTGCCGCTGCTCGGCCCTGAGCGGATGCAAGACATCGCCGAACGCATGATCGCGATGGAGGCCGTGCCGCTGCACATGATGCAGCAGATCGAAGAGACGTTGAAACAAGACATTCTGTCGAACGCGATGCACACCAATTCGGTCGAGACGCATCAACGCATGGCGGACCTTTTCAACCAGTTGGATGTGCAGGCCTTCGAAGAGCTTTCCGGTGCACTGGACGCGCGTATTCCCGACGCCTTCCAAGCCATCAAACAGCGTATGTTCGTCTTTGACGATCTGTTCAAACTGCCGATGCAGGACTTGGCGCAGGTGATGCGCGGGCTGGATGGGGCCACCCTGCCCATGGCGATGCGCGGAGCCAAGAAAGAGCAGCGCGATCACCTAATGGAATGTCTGCCGCAACGCTCGCGTCAGATGCTGATGGACGAAATGGCCGCCACCGGTCCGGTCCGGGGCCGCGACGTGCGCGCCGCACAGGCTGCGATGGTGGAATATGCCAAGACCCTCGCCGACGAGGGCGTGATCGAACTGCCCTCGGCAGCCGATGACGACGAATTCATCGAATAA
- a CDS encoding DUF1217 domain-containing protein, whose amino-acid sequence MISLGGIGTQVAVKLFDATRDKQLDLAASNALNARQIAAFEERIGSISSPQELIADTEVYTFVMRAFDLEDQIFGKAMIRKTLESDITDSSALVNRLSDPKIRDMYQTLGFTPGGGSSANLDKLDWQAEMIDRFKERFVLNAAGEDNEGARIALEFKSRASEINTWLDVLKDEDLGSFMRRALGVPDEAIGVDLDRQIALFEQKFDIEKLKDPAEVDKLVSRFSAIYDAVEGVSSSSSTVLSLMQGAVSIGQGSTFTAITIDIPTITGGYSASSAYR is encoded by the coding sequence ATGATTTCGCTGGGCGGCATTGGCACGCAGGTGGCGGTTAAGCTGTTTGACGCAACGCGCGACAAACAGCTCGACCTTGCCGCCAGCAACGCCCTGAACGCTCGGCAAATCGCCGCTTTTGAAGAACGTATCGGCAGCATCTCTTCCCCGCAGGAACTGATTGCCGATACGGAAGTCTATACTTTCGTCATGCGGGCCTTCGACCTCGAAGATCAGATCTTTGGCAAGGCGATGATCCGTAAGACGCTGGAAAGCGATATCACCGACAGTTCCGCACTGGTGAACCGCCTCAGCGACCCCAAGATCCGGGACATGTATCAGACTTTGGGTTTCACCCCCGGGGGGGGGAGCAGCGCGAACCTTGATAAGCTCGACTGGCAAGCCGAGATGATCGACCGTTTCAAAGAGCGTTTCGTGTTGAATGCCGCCGGGGAAGACAACGAAGGCGCCCGGATTGCCTTGGAGTTCAAATCCAGAGCCTCTGAAATCAACACTTGGCTCGACGTGTTGAAAGACGAAGACCTCGGTAGTTTCATGCGCCGTGCACTTGGCGTACCGGATGAGGCGATTGGGGTCGATCTCGACCGCCAGATCGCGCTTTTTGAGCAGAAGTTTGACATCGAAAAGCTGAAAGACCCCGCCGAGGTCGACAAGCTCGTCTCGCGGTTCTCGGCGATTTACGATGCGGTAGAGGGCGTCTCGTCGTCGTCGAGCACCGTGCTTTCGCTGATGCAGGGGGCCGTCTCTATCGGTCAGGGCAGCACCTTTACGGCCATCACCATCGACATCCCCACGATCACCGGCGGCTACAGCGCGTCGAGCGCCTACCGCTAA
- a CDS encoding flagellar biosynthesis repressor FlbT, with protein MLKLTLRPRERVVVNGCVIRNGDRRQALTVENRADIVRESDLLKPDAESTPVSKVYFLVQTALIRPDTRDQILPMIQQGLADLACCFGTEMRIRIMEAANFVSMADFYKAMSELRAVLKYETELMQLRPAPPAPNHEAAHA; from the coding sequence ATGCTGAAACTCACCCTTCGCCCCCGCGAACGTGTGGTCGTGAACGGCTGCGTCATCCGCAACGGCGACCGCCGCCAAGCGCTGACGGTCGAGAACCGCGCCGACATTGTGCGCGAGTCCGATCTGTTGAAGCCGGATGCGGAATCCACGCCTGTTTCCAAGGTCTATTTCTTGGTGCAAACGGCGCTGATCCGTCCCGATACACGCGATCAAATCTTGCCGATGATCCAGCAAGGCTTGGCCGATCTGGCCTGCTGCTTTGGCACTGAAATGCGTATTCGCATCATGGAAGCGGCGAACTTCGTCTCTATGGCCGACTTTTACAAAGCAATGAGCGAGCTGCGCGCGGTGCTCAAATACGAGACCGAGCTGATGCAGCTTCGCCCGGCCCCTCCGGCGCCTAACCATGAGGCCGCGCACGCATGA
- the flaF gene encoding flagellar biosynthesis regulator FlaF — protein sequence MGLAAYKRTIRESETPRQIERRILSRVTHELADKGQGFDATEDKSERLNILASGLRDAIYENQRFWSALRFDLSEPENKMPDGLKASLISIALWVDRHSTALMAGEGRLAGLVEINGNIAAGLAGQAAPQMQEV from the coding sequence ATGGGGCTGGCAGCATACAAACGAACAATTCGCGAAAGCGAAACCCCGCGGCAGATCGAACGCCGCATCCTGAGCCGCGTCACACATGAGCTTGCCGATAAGGGCCAAGGTTTTGATGCGACCGAAGACAAAAGCGAGCGGTTGAACATCCTCGCCTCCGGTCTGCGCGACGCAATTTACGAAAATCAACGGTTCTGGTCGGCCCTGCGCTTTGACCTGTCTGAGCCGGAAAACAAGATGCCCGACGGGCTGAAAGCCTCGCTCATTTCCATCGCACTTTGGGTGGACCGTCACAGCACCGCGCTGATGGCTGGCGAAGGCCGCTTGGCGGGTCTTGTCGAGATCAATGGCAACATTGCCGCAGGTTTGGCTGGGCAGGCCGCGCCGCAGATGCAGGAGGTGTAA
- a CDS encoding flagellin produces the protein MSSINTNTSAMNALSTLRSVNSSLNQTQDRISTGLKVSNAGDNAAYFAISETMKGDSGMTKSINESLTLTKNSLATANVGADSFKDLARQFSERVAFAQGGGSIEDVKNELDEIVKQMDASISQATFNGDDLIGSGNTVATGTTVAGDGSISAGATTTEQARSLSVVTGITRNATGVAATTMDVSGVDLKRTYTDFKAVADAFKTGYDAAVAGAATPAAAEIAGQDYLKNSLTASEDLLGEAIEASTTLGVGQKSIENQQEFLTKLTDNLDTGVGAMVDANMEEEAARLQALQVQQQLASQSLSIANQAPQNILSLFR, from the coding sequence ATGTCTTCGATCAACACAAACACATCCGCCATGAACGCTCTGTCGACTCTGCGGAGCGTCAATTCGAGCCTGAATCAGACCCAAGACCGTATCTCGACCGGTCTGAAAGTTTCGAACGCTGGCGACAACGCCGCTTATTTTGCCATCTCGGAAACGATGAAGGGCGATAGCGGTATGACCAAATCGATCAACGAAAGCTTGACGTTGACCAAAAATTCTTTGGCGACAGCCAACGTCGGAGCTGATAGCTTTAAGGACCTCGCGCGCCAGTTTTCGGAGCGTGTTGCCTTCGCTCAAGGCGGCGGCAGCATCGAAGACGTCAAGAATGAGCTTGATGAAATTGTTAAGCAGATGGACGCTTCCATCAGCCAAGCAACTTTTAACGGCGATGATCTGATCGGCTCGGGCAATACCGTCGCAACTGGGACAACTGTAGCAGGTGACGGCTCGATTTCTGCTGGGGCTACCACCACCGAACAGGCTCGTTCCCTTAGTGTTGTCACCGGGATTACCCGTAACGCCACTGGTGTAGCAGCAACAACAATGGACGTCAGCGGTGTAGACCTAAAGCGGACCTACACCGATTTCAAAGCAGTCGCGGATGCTTTCAAAACCGGTTATGATGCCGCCGTGGCGGGTGCCGCCACTCCTGCGGCAGCTGAAATTGCCGGTCAGGACTATCTCAAGAACTCTTTGACTGCGTCCGAAGACCTCTTGGGGGAAGCTATTGAAGCTTCGACCACTCTTGGCGTTGGTCAGAAATCCATCGAAAACCAGCAAGAGTTCCTGACCAAGCTGACCGACAACCTCGACACCGGTGTTGGCGCGATGGTTGACGCCAACATGGAAGAAGAAGCCGCCCGTCTTCAGGCGCTTCAGGTTCAGCAGCAGCTGGCATCGCAGTCCCTGTCGATCGCCAACCAGGCGCCGCAGAACATCCTGAGCCTGTTCCGTTAA
- a CDS encoding rod-binding protein has translation MEFASFPIPAPTPAAKPAVTQADAVTAEKAQEFEAMFLGQMVDEMLSTVDIGSFGGGHAEETWRSFLSNAIGESIAEQNSTGIARSIETAMQRYQTGADR, from the coding sequence ATGGAATTCGCATCTTTCCCAATCCCCGCGCCGACCCCGGCAGCCAAGCCCGCAGTGACCCAGGCCGACGCCGTCACCGCTGAAAAGGCGCAGGAGTTCGAGGCGATGTTCCTCGGACAGATGGTCGATGAAATGCTCTCGACCGTGGATATCGGCAGCTTCGGCGGCGGCCATGCCGAAGAGACTTGGCGCAGCTTTCTGTCCAACGCGATCGGCGAAAGCATCGCCGAGCAGAACAGCACCGGAATTGCCCGCAGTATCGAGACCGCCATGCAGCGCTATCAAACGGGGGCAGACCGATGA
- a CDS encoding flagellar basal body P-ring protein FlgI, producing MNALFKLLLIGLTFALAAPAAAQVRIKDIVTVEGVRSNQLVGYGLVVGLNGTGDSLRNAPFTERAIEGMLERLGIGNLTEDQMRTANTAAVMVTASLPPFARMGSTIDVVVSSLGDASSLRGGTLIVTPLTAADGEIYAVAQGPIAVAGFAAQGLNASIVEGVPTGARIDNGAIVEREVDFDFSEMTSIKLALRNADFVTAQRVEAAINQAMGPVATAIDSRTITVSAYGKGSLMETMALIEPLQVQPDQVAKVVIDARSGTIVIGANVRIDRVAVSQGGLTVTVRDDFNVSQPESLSIGGTTVVVPNSSVGVEEKDAKFAVIDGSVSLQRLVDGLNAIGVGATETISILQAIKAAGALHADLEII from the coding sequence ATGAACGCCCTGTTTAAACTCCTGCTGATCGGCCTCACCTTCGCGCTTGCCGCGCCGGCGGCTGCACAGGTGCGGATCAAGGATATCGTCACCGTCGAAGGCGTGCGGTCGAACCAATTGGTCGGCTACGGGCTGGTTGTGGGCCTCAACGGCACGGGCGACAGCCTGCGCAACGCGCCCTTCACCGAGCGCGCGATTGAGGGCATGTTGGAGCGGCTCGGCATCGGCAACCTGACCGAAGACCAGATGCGCACGGCGAATACTGCCGCGGTCATGGTCACCGCATCCCTGCCGCCCTTCGCGCGGATGGGCAGCACCATTGATGTGGTCGTGTCCTCCTTGGGCGATGCGTCTTCTCTGCGCGGCGGCACGCTGATCGTTACGCCGCTGACCGCCGCCGATGGTGAGATTTACGCCGTGGCCCAAGGCCCGATCGCCGTCGCGGGTTTCGCGGCTCAAGGTCTCAATGCCTCCATCGTCGAAGGCGTGCCAACCGGCGCGCGGATCGACAACGGCGCCATCGTCGAGCGCGAGGTCGACTTTGATTTCAGCGAGATGACCAGCATCAAACTCGCGCTGCGCAACGCAGATTTCGTCACCGCGCAGCGGGTCGAGGCGGCCATCAACCAAGCCATGGGCCCGGTCGCCACCGCCATCGATTCGCGCACCATCACCGTATCCGCCTATGGCAAAGGATCGTTGATGGAGACGATGGCCCTGATCGAGCCGCTGCAAGTGCAGCCCGATCAGGTCGCCAAAGTGGTGATCGACGCACGCTCCGGCACCATCGTCATCGGCGCCAATGTCCGTATCGACCGCGTCGCGGTCAGCCAAGGTGGCCTGACCGTCACCGTCCGCGATGATTTTAACGTTAGCCAACCTGAATCGCTGTCCATCGGCGGGACCACCGTGGTGGTGCCGAATTCCTCGGTCGGCGTCGAAGAGAAAGACGCGAAATTCGCCGTCATCGACGGGTCGGTCAGCCTGCAACGTCTGGTCGACGGGCTGAACGCCATTGGCGTCGGCGCGACCGAAACGATATCCATTCTTCAAGCCATCAAGGCGGCGGGCGCTCTGCATGCCGACCTTGAGATCATCTAG
- a CDS encoding flagellin, translated as MTEISRTVSTALQSLRQREQTSRLAAEISDVSKEVTTGLKANPYDDLGHRSADAIAIRMQITRNDGFLTSNALLDRRFLAVETSLGAMRDVGQEVLEQAFTADSAGGLSTSYLSQAARTALDRVLERAAVSDSSGFLMSGTRTDTNPLQAWDEINPRTGESPAIAVDHMIGGPLTDMADVQRAIDDLKAGFGDSSMFPNHNFENTFYNGAPTGNPPLTSRTSETQTLTQGAQANDPAIRDLMRGLAMLSAVNPSDIPDEAARDAWLTEARSAIGTGLEGLTDLETQTGLKRAQLADTISAQESRALFLDAEVMNLEGVDQYDAATRLTQLQNQLDSSFAVTARLSRLSFLNYL; from the coding sequence ATGACCGAGATTTCTCGCACCGTGTCCACCGCCCTGCAAAGCCTGCGCCAGCGCGAGCAGACCAGCCGCCTCGCCGCCGAGATCTCGGATGTGTCGAAAGAGGTGACAACGGGGCTGAAGGCCAACCCCTATGACGATCTGGGCCACCGCTCTGCCGATGCCATCGCCATTCGGATGCAGATCACCCGCAACGATGGTTTCCTGACCTCCAATGCGCTTTTAGATCGTCGCTTTCTCGCCGTGGAAACCTCGCTTGGCGCCATGCGCGATGTCGGGCAAGAGGTGCTTGAACAGGCTTTCACCGCTGACAGCGCGGGCGGGCTTTCGACGAGCTACCTGTCTCAGGCGGCGCGCACGGCGCTTGACCGGGTGTTGGAACGAGCCGCGGTCAGCGACAGTTCCGGTTTCCTGATGTCCGGCACCCGCACTGACACGAACCCGCTGCAGGCATGGGACGAGATCAACCCGCGCACGGGGGAATCCCCGGCCATCGCAGTGGATCATATGATCGGCGGCCCCCTGACGGATATGGCCGACGTGCAGCGCGCCATCGACGATCTTAAGGCGGGGTTTGGCGATAGTTCAATGTTCCCAAACCATAATTTCGAGAACACCTTCTATAACGGTGCGCCCACAGGCAACCCGCCCCTGACCTCACGCACCTCTGAAACCCAAACGCTGACCCAAGGCGCGCAGGCCAACGATCCGGCGATCCGCGATCTGATGCGCGGTCTGGCCATGCTGAGCGCGGTAAACCCCAGCGATATCCCTGATGAGGCCGCCCGTGATGCGTGGCTAACTGAGGCCCGCAGCGCCATCGGCACCGGGCTCGAAGGGCTGACCGATCTGGAAACCCAGACCGGCCTGAAACGGGCGCAACTGGCCGATACGATCTCGGCTCAGGAAAGCCGGGCGCTGTTTCTCGACGCCGAAGTGATGAACCTCGAAGGCGTCGATCAATATGACGCAGCCACCCGTCTGACCCAATTGCAAAACCAGCTCGACTCAAGCTTTGCCGTCACCGCGCGCCTCTCGCGCCTGTCCTTTTTGAACTACCTTTAA
- the flgK gene encoding flagellar hook-associated protein FlgK, whose product MSISSAFSIARSGLSTTEGRASLVAGNIANAQTEGYVRREAAQVSTNGQSGTVELRIARQVDERLAGMSRNASAELGQASATSEILSSYLITLGEPGDEVSPAARLAEFQAGLDLLANNPSDPAAQNDLLSRTETLVHSINKAAVELEASRGQAGDSLVSSVGEVNAALSDIAELNERLALAGTDPTGTSGLMDEMNRRLDALGTQMDFQGRWEADGTLTLHTTGGTELVHGETAVKLSANRDTGRLMAGDVDITPNSPTARGSDSGRLAGLSGLIANDLPQMKLQLDELARGLVQSFEAADASVGAGQPGLFTDAGGAFDPAQLDGLAGRLSINNSVQPDKGGALWRLRDGVGATIPGEPGDTTQLNAFVDVLETGMTFDAATGLSTNARLGDFAADLVSQQNVLRVSADAQAETARVRLITFEDNRSSIEGVNVDTELQKLLEIEQAYGANSQVLSSLSDMLDTLLASV is encoded by the coding sequence ATGAGCATCTCATCCGCCTTTAGCATTGCCCGCAGCGGGCTGAGCACGACAGAGGGTCGCGCCAGCCTTGTTGCGGGCAATATCGCCAATGCGCAAACCGAAGGTTACGTCCGCCGTGAAGCGGCGCAGGTCTCCACCAACGGTCAAAGCGGAACGGTGGAGCTGCGCATCGCGCGGCAGGTGGATGAACGCCTTGCAGGCATGTCGCGGAACGCTTCGGCGGAACTGGGCCAAGCCTCTGCCACGAGCGAGATTCTCAGCAGCTATCTGATTACCTTGGGCGAGCCGGGCGATGAGGTTTCCCCCGCCGCCCGTCTGGCGGAGTTTCAGGCCGGTCTCGACCTTTTGGCCAATAACCCCTCCGATCCTGCGGCGCAGAACGACCTGCTGTCGCGGACCGAGACCTTGGTGCACAGCATCAATAAAGCCGCCGTTGAGCTTGAGGCCAGCCGCGGGCAGGCTGGCGATAGCCTTGTGTCGAGCGTGGGCGAGGTGAACGCGGCGCTGTCGGATATTGCCGAACTGAACGAACGTCTGGCGCTTGCCGGGACCGATCCCACCGGCACCAGCGGGCTGATGGATGAGATGAATCGCCGCCTTGATGCATTGGGCACACAGATGGATTTTCAAGGCCGGTGGGAAGCGGATGGAACGCTGACACTACACACCACCGGCGGCACGGAACTGGTCCATGGAGAGACCGCCGTCAAGCTAAGCGCCAACCGCGATACCGGGCGGCTAATGGCCGGGGATGTCGATATTACGCCGAACAGCCCCACCGCGCGCGGGTCCGACAGCGGCCGCCTTGCGGGGCTGAGCGGGTTGATCGCCAATGATTTGCCGCAGATGAAACTGCAGCTGGATGAGCTCGCCCGCGGGCTGGTGCAGAGTTTCGAGGCCGCCGATGCCTCTGTCGGGGCCGGGCAGCCGGGGCTGTTCACCGACGCGGGCGGCGCGTTTGACCCGGCGCAATTGGATGGGCTGGCCGGGCGGCTTTCGATCAACAACAGCGTTCAGCCCGACAAGGGCGGCGCGCTGTGGCGTCTGCGCGATGGCGTTGGGGCCACAATCCCCGGAGAGCCGGGCGACACCACGCAATTGAACGCCTTCGTCGATGTCCTCGAAACGGGGATGACCTTCGACGCGGCGACCGGCCTTAGTACCAATGCGCGTCTGGGGGATTTCGCCGCTGATCTGGTCAGCCAGCAGAACGTCCTGCGGGTCAGCGCCGACGCGCAGGCCGAGACGGCCCGCGTGCGGCTTATCACCTTTGAGGACAACCGCAGCAGCATCGAAGGCGTCAACGTCGACACCGAATTGCAAAAGCTCTTGGAAATTGAACAGGCCTACGGCGCCAATTCGCAGGTGCTCAGCAGCCTGAGCGACATGCTCGATACCCTTTTGGCCAGCGTGTGA